From one Anomalospiza imberbis isolate Cuckoo-Finch-1a 21T00152 chromosome 25, ASM3175350v1, whole genome shotgun sequence genomic stretch:
- the PEF1 gene encoding peflin, whose product MAYPGQGYPGTGQPPPVGPYPGGPYGGGPPPGPYGQPPPGGPYGGGPPPGPYGQPPPGGPYGGPQPGLYGGPAPGGNAPPGVDPEAFSWFQTVDTDHSGFISVKELKQALVNNNWSSFNDETCLLMINMFDKTRSGRIDVYGFSALLRFIQQWRSLFQQYDRDQSGSISFSELQQAFSQMGYNLSPQFSQLLLARYAQRSPSPNPSIQLDRFIHICMQLQSLTDAFREKDTAMVGNVRLSYEDFLTMVVTRML is encoded by the exons ATGGCGTACCCGGGGCAG ggctACCCCGGCACAGGACAGCCACCCCCGGTCGGCCCCTACCCCGGGGGTCCCTACGGCGGGGGGCCACCCCCGGGGCCCTACGGGCAACCCCCGCCCGGGGGTCCCTACGGCGGGGGGCCACCCCCGGGGCCCTACGGGCAACCCCCGCCCGGGGGTCCCTACGGCGGCCCCCAGCCCGGGCTCTAcggcgggccggccccgggag GGAATGCCCCGCCAGGGGTGGATCCCGAGGCGTTTTCCTGGTTCCAGACGGTGGATACGGATCACAGCGGGTTCATCTCCGTCAAGGAGCTGAAGCAGGCTCTGGTCAACAACAACTGGTCCTCGTTCAACGATGAGACCTGTCTGCTCATGATCA ACATGTTTGACAAGACGCGGTCGGGGCGCATCGACGTCTACGGCTTCTCCGCCCTGCTGCGCTTCATCCAGCAGTGGAGGAGCCTCTTCCAGCAGTATGACCGGGATCAGTCCGGCTCCATCAGCTTCAGCGAGCTCCAGCAAG CTTTCTCCCAGATGGGCTACAACCTGAGCCCCCAGttcagccagctgctgctggcccgGTACGCCCAGCGTTCCcccagtcccaatcccagtATCCAACTGGACCGGTTCATCCACATCTGCATGCAGCTGCAGAGCCTCACTGACGCCTTCCGGGAGAAGGACACGGCCATGGTGGGAAACGTCCGGCTCAGCTACGAGGATTTCCTCACCATGGTGGTGACCCGGATGCTGTGA